ACTTCTTAAAGCCCATGTTAGCTAAAGCAAAGTATGAATAACTTATAAACTACCACCAATGGTATTGATGTATTGGTTCatttagtgaaaaaaaaaaatgaagacataTTTAGAATAATATGAGAAGGGACCAAATATCCAAAGCTTAATCAGGATCTGACAAACTGAACAGTGCAGGCTCACAGGGTGATGCAGTACGCTTTGTGTAACATGGAGAGTTGTCATTGTGCCACAGTGTTTTTCAAATGATGTATTCACTGATGAGAGTAACAGAACCTAAAAGAGGCTCAGCAGGGCGTCCCTGTTCTGGGCTAATTAGTCACTATGAAGCTCATGCCAGTAGGATCAAAGACCATGCATTAATcacaagaacatttttttttagggGAGCCATGCTTTTACAGAAGCTTAGTCATTTCATTACTTTTAATGAAACCACCTTTAACGTATGGCTCAGCACACAGGGAGCAGAAGGTGAAGAAGACAGCACTTTCACCTGTCAGCTCAGGAGACAGGTGTCCAGTTCTGTTTGTCCACAGCTGTCCTCACCTGAAACTCGAAGGATCGTTTCAAAGTACGGTCGTGCCTCGCTGAAGCCTCATCATCTCAGCTGTGCATTCATTATGAGATAGATGATATGGAGCCATCATGTTTCTACAACTGGCTGCTTGTCACTGTTGAATTTTACTACCATCTGCTGGATTTGAACATGTATGACATTGAGACCAAATGTCCCACTAACAACATTAACAAAAAAGAAGAGTAAGCCGTGCATCTGCCCGTGATTTGGATCCACTCTAAACATTAATGGGCTCTTTCTTGGCTCCGTGCTGCAACCTTTAATCAATTTTTATGAAAATTGGGCCAGCAGTTTTTCTGTAACCCTGCTAATCCAACAAAAAAGATGATAATACATGATATTGATTTCAGCTTAAACATTTGGTAGCAAACTGCTTTATACCTGCTTATATAGGCCACTGCAAGGAAAAGCTGTTACTTATTTTTCTTGTCTCATCTGAACAAAAACAGAGGCACCACGGTCCCATTTCAATATCATTTAATCTTCCACAAATCAGACATTAAATGCAGCTTTCCACACACTGTGTTTAGACATCCTAAGGATTCTCAAACCTGCTTTACACATGGAAATTATACTTGACACTgaacatttattatttaaatgtgATAAAACTAGGCACATTctaaaagaaggaaaaatgaataatttggggattatattttttccatttgtttcagTTAACAGCCTCTAAAATTGAGACataaagagcaaagaaaagtACAGTACAAAAGACGTTTGAAGCATAAAGTAAATTGGAAAAAAGCTGTTCTATTTACAACACAGACTATATTGCCAACAAGTCCCATTCAAATTTTTAATAGTGTGGAGTCTTTTAATCATCGTCATCAGTCAAATGTAAAGGTGGAATGTACTGATTTCACAGTCCTACCGAGTCCCCTCTTTTACAGTCCAACACCAAAATGCAACTCCTCAGACACAGAATGCATTTGATATCATGTGCAGTTGtggtgtttggggggggggggggggggggggcatttggCCCCCTCTCTCATGTGGTGCAGATATAAGTCAGGTTTCAAGTCGAGGTTATACAGTAGGACGCGTTATTTGAGctgataaaacatttttaaaatgatctgGAGCTCTCGTTTGTATTACAATGGAGCGCAGCTTTAAGGTTACACACCCTGTGACATTattacacattaaaaacaacaattccAGTCATGACTTTCTGATATTAGATCAAGGTTAACGCTGTGCATTTATTTATGTGGAGCAGTGAAACAGTTTGGCTGAAACAACTTTCTAAGGTTTCTATTTGTACTGCTCTTAATATAAATCAACAGCGTGGACCCTGCCCAGCTCCTTTTACAAATAAAGCACATCTTGTGTGACAGTCGCTGAGCTTGTCCAAATTTTCAGGTGCAAATTAAGCATGTGTCATCTGTATCATCACTAGCACTGAACAGGAGGAAACGCAGGCGTCCTCTTTCTTGTTCACCGCTATAAAAACGAATGTGGCCAGAGAGTGAGACCGAAGCTTTCTAACCAGCAATATCACATACAGCTAgacaagaggaaaagaaaaggagtgtGAATTCTGTCCCTTCAGTTTCCAAACATTTAATATAACATGTACATCAAGGCCAATGTAAGGCAATGCTCTCTTTTTCATAAAAACATCTCCAGGGTCCCACGATTCAACATGTAATCATTCTGTTGTgtataaaaatggaaaaacgtccattaaatattcatgaatcTATAGCTGACTATTtcgaagaagaaaaaaaccaAAAAGCTAAAACAGTTCATAAGACCAAACGCTCTTAATTCTCGCTATGTTATTCATCTAAAACACCAACTGACCTGTAATTTGCTGCTATGAACCTGAGTTTGTTCAACTTGACAAACTGGATAAAGCTAAAATATTTCTCTTAAACTGACCGCACAGTATAATCAGTAAcaatttaaaagcagcagaagtGGATAACATCTTGGCAAAAGTCTATCATAGCGCAAATTTACGGTGGAATTTgagaaaaatctgacatttcaaaGAACTGAAACATAGCTTTAAAAAAACGGGAAGAGAGAACAAAGgggattaaaaaataaaatgaagacaaacacttCCCTCCACTTGAGCATCCTTGTTAGGAAACGATTCAAAGGCGGGAAGAAGGACTGTCACGTATAAAAATATTATGATCAAGACAACAGAGTCTTCAAACTGCACTAAGGTTACTTAAACTTTACATACCTTGAAGATCCACTTTAAGTGTGAGCGTAGAATTTATTCTGTTTAGCAACACAGGCTTCATCTACCAGAGTCACACTCTTACTTATACAGCACATTAGATCACAGAGACGTTTAAGTGGCCCGTTCATTGTGTGCAGCACTAGTGGTTAGGTCATGTGGCGTGGTCAAGTTATGAATTACATAAAATAAGAAGGTCTACAGACAAATATAGGTGCACTGAAGTGACTGTTGATGCTCAGTGAGTTGATGCTCTGTGTTGAATTTGGGAAAAAGCCGATTAATGCAAGTGTTGCATGTGCTTTGACACCAACAAGTAGACCTCCTCTGGTTACTGGGTAAAAGATTCTGTGACAACATCTAGCTAACCACAAATCTGAAGGTGTTTTAAAGTACGGTGCGATAACAGTACGTCCGATGACACAAAGTAATCTCGTTGCAGCTAAGTTCCAGTCATCAGATCTCCACTCTATCCCTACCAATGAGCTGAGCAGTGTCGTCATCAGTGTGGTGCCTGTCCTCTCCTGCGTCATCAGCTTCTGAGTCCGTGTCCTCCTGGGGGGAGTGGTAGCCTTCGTAGCCCAGAATGGGCGAGTCGCAGCGGGCAGGGGAGACGAGGCACTGGGcagtagtggtggtggtggctgagTAGGCCCCCGGGCTCCCTGAGGGGGACCCCGGGTTGGAGGGCCGGAGCAGAGGAGTGCGCTCCGTGTCTCCTTCGCCCTCTGTCCCTTCTTCCTCCCCACGTCCTCCGGTTTCCTCCTCAGACTCGGACTCCGAGTGCTCTGGGTTGTTTCGGGTGACACGCTGTTTGCACACCGGACACGTCTTCTTGGTTTGAGTGAGCCACGGGTCCACACACTTGCAGTGGTAggctgaaaaggagaaagaggcaTTTAGAGGCTTTGGGTTTGTAATTTAGTTTGCTGTGATGGGAAGCTGGTGAGGGATCATGACTTTTATTGGCTGATCTGTCTACACTGACCCAGGCCAAGGCTGGGGGTTAACAACAAGAAGTGCGGCGCAGGAGGAACTGTGAATTTCAAGGTTGGAGGAAAAAGGACAGTTTTGCATATGAATATTTTGATCACTTGGAGTTCTGAAGATACAAATACTGACCTGCAAGAAAGGGTACGTTCATGTACGTCATGTTCAAGTTGTATAAAAGCTTGTTGCTGCATATTATGTGGCTCAATAGATTTTCCCCAATGTTCAATAATATACAAACTTCCTAATAACATAAATATTTACCGTGTGAACAAGGTAAAACTCGCAGTTTGTCTCCCTCTTCATACTCATCCAGacagatggcacacacatcatAGTCATCCCCTGAAATGGAGAAGAGATGTCGACTTAAATCATTCAAAATCACGAGAAATATTAACAACATATTAAACTAATTTATAGTCTACAAATGAGCATCATTTGTGCTCTTTTCATCTGTTCTCTTCAAAAAGCTCCACAGATGAGGAAACTTTGTAGACCTCAAATTCACACACGAGGAAAACTTGATCATTGCAATTATCTCTCACTAACCTGACACACCAGATGGTTTGTTGCCTTGTTGTATTgcaaatccagctgcctcacaaaCTAAGGCTCTTAATATTCTTTAAAGCAAAGTATTacagcaacagaaaaactgTGGGTTTTTTTACCTTTACGGAACCGGTGCGTTGGAATCCGCTTCAGTTGCTCCTTAGACAAACGATTTTTCCTCAGCCTCTTTCTGTACTGTACACAGCGTATGATCTGAACGATACAAAAAGACAATGTTACTGAAGGCATGAGAATCAAAGTTACACTCAATGTGCACGGATGGGTTTGCTTTTTGTGTTCATGTACAACCCCACCACTCGTAAGTCTGAAACTGATTTAGAAAGCAGCTTTTCATGGCCTTAAACTTAATTAAAAAGATGTGTCTACTCAATAAATAGAGCCTCTCAGGAGGAAAATTAGCTGCCCCAAGCTGTGCTGAAATACCATTAGGTCACTGTTTTACAATACAAAGAGGCATATTTAAGGCTTGCCTCTGCTGCCCACGGTCCAATAGTCTATGACTGGAACTTGAACAACAGTATAAATGCATTACATGGAATTTCCCTTTCATTTTCAACGACTTCAAAAAGACATACTAAAGAATATTCCACGTGCTAAATTAAGAGCCAAGGAGGCATCACATCTTATGCATACTTACCAAGACAATACACATCACAAGAATGATCATGCCAACCACTCCAGTGAAGGGGATAAGGTAGTACGAGAGAGGAAAAGCAAACTCCGGCTTGAGGATCACATAGGCCCTGCAGgccaagaaaagaaacaatGCATCAGATTACCAGCATTACCGCAAGTACCAGCGCTGAAAAAGTCAATATGTATTGGTTCATTCAAAACTAATGCTGACTGCTGAAAGGTTGGTTTGGTCTGGATTGTCAAGTTCGATAGATATTTCTAAAAGCGTTGAATGTCCCTGTTTACCCTTGTTCTGGAATGATGAAATTCCTGAGAATTTGGGAGGCGTagtagctggtgaacacagaggGGATCTCAATCTCCTCTGCAATAGTGTCTGCAACATGAAGGGAAAACAACACATGGTTTCAATTTGAGGTATTTTAGGAAGATGGTATGAATGTTTAAAGTTTGACATTGTGTACATTTTAGAATGGAAAATTACCGTTGCTGTAGTTCATATTGAGCAGAGTGTCTGAATACATGTTGTGAACGATTGCAGCACTGTATCCAGCTTGCTGTGCATGCAGCACCTGAAAACCCATTCCTCACGTTAGACCAGTGTGCTTCACGGACATGTTCACATATTCAGTGTCACTCAAACATGACTGACCTTTACATCAAAATTGCACTCATAGCGTCTGATGAGAGCGATGAATTTGGTGGTGTTGGCATCATAAGATGGcggcagtggaggaggagggtcgATTGCTGTACAGCCATTGAGCGGACGGGACACTACCAACACTCCCTTTcacacaaaggagaaaaaaatatcaTTATGAAGCTCTGtggtttttctgtttgctctccATTCTCCAATAATCTACTCACCATTAGTCCTTCTTTAGGAAGAGGAGCGCCAAACAAGGCAGGCAGGTCCTCAAACAACATGGAGGTCATATTGCTATAATGCTGCCAAAAACAATACATAAATAAGAATTGACATAATCTCTGCAGGTGAATTTGAGGGATCAGATTTAATAATCCATGAGTTACAGCTCTGAGAATACTTACAGCATAGATATAGGCATGTGTGGGTGAGGGAACCAATACGAAGCAAAAAAACACGATGAGGACAGACCACCGAGCTCCGGCACACCACACACCAAGCTGAGCCATCCTTGGTCACTTACAGATGCACTAAACTGTGAAAAAGATATAAGAGTCATAATCAGGAGCGAGCAGTCAGTTCCATGTAGTTGTCTGCAGTTGGTAGAAAATATCACAGAAGTGGTCCTGATGTACTGTGGAAAAGTTACTCAACTTGTTTTTCTTGGTGCTCACATCTTACTGTTTACTCTTAAAATGAAGTCTGTAAACAATCACATGGTCTCTAAATCCTTGTAAATCTTTagtttaattctgttttctCCTTAGAATATCCTATTATTGTTGTTCCCAGTATTTCAACATCTAAATCTTCAATTTCCCACATTTATGTTGAGTTTCtcagctcaaacaaacaaaatcaatacaGAGGTGGGTGTGCAAAAAACTCTTCAGAACAGATTCAGAACAAGCAACATGCTTCACCTATTCCTGCTCAGACTAAAAAACAACTTCCAAATTCAgaatatttctttgtttatCTCTCCAGTAGTACTGTAAACAAGTTGCTAACAAAAGAGTCTATTCACAAATCAGTGCATCTCAATAACAAATCAATCACATTTACAATTCAGTTCAGTCATTCAGCATCACTGTACTCCCCTGTAAAAAAAGATCTCAGGAGAAAAAGGGGTTGGGGCGGTCCAGATCTAGAGATTGTCCACATAGTTAAATGCTCAAAAACTAAGTTGACAGTCTACGTCTGCATCTACATACGTCAATTTGATTTTAAATATCGCAAATTAACACAGTTTACATTTGGAGACCCTTACGTAGCTATAAATAGAGTCAAGAAACTTCTTGACCCGAGAGCAGTTTATCACTGCTGTTAATGTGTGCACGTAACTAACTTATTTGCGTACAGATAATCAGGTTTAACAGGCCAGCAGCATTAGGATGAGGTAAAAGAAGCGCGATGCTTATGTTATCTGTGCTAGTCGGCAAGATGTCAACACAACAGTCAAGTACACGTTCACGTGTCCTCAGAACTATATATGCTCCTTTATGGCACTGGTTAACAACAGTGAGGCGCGTATACTGCTTCTTGTTTcaacttacataaaaacagactAAATCAAGTGTCCGGTATGATTAATCAACGTGGCTCCATCTACAAAAGAATGTCTTGCTGTCGCAATGCCAAACCTGTTCAAAATGTAGCTCGCTGAGTCAATGCCTAAGACACTTTATTTAGCTAACGTTACTCCTTATTCACGACATGCGATTCATTTGTTAGGTGCGGCGAAGAACTCTTACTAGCTGGACAGCCATTGGAATATAACTACATTAATCATAACGTCATTTTTTGTTGCGGttaatacaaaaaataataactAAAAAATACCAAGAGCCATTGGGGTATTGCTACTTTGAGTTGTTAGCTACATACCGTAGTATCCTAATAATAGCGACACAGTGAAGGATGTGGCAGTAATCTAAAGTTTATCCGACGTCTCACTTGAGTTTCTCAGGTCACCGTGTAAAAACGATTAACTTCTCGTGACTATGTCTCGCTACTTTCTCGACAATCCTTTAATGCCAACAGAAAACgacaaagacaggaaggatTAACGTTAGCTGACATTTGGCTACTGTTAGCAATTACATACCAGTTAACGTTAAGTCGTCCCGGTGACAGATTACTATATGTCTTCTTTGTAGTCCGTGTACATCGTATCATACACTGCTACTGGTGTATTAACCAATAATATGTCTGTCCACCGTTAATGAGAAACTTTTCCGGTATGTGCGGTTTCCCAAAGTTGCGTTAGCTTGCTGCTAGGTTTGTTTGTTATTGCTTCTTGCTCCCTGGTTCTTCTTCCTGTTATGATTGCAGATCGACTCACTATCATCGTGACCCACAGCGCCACAAGCGAccacaaggacaaacaacaggCTGCAGTTTTTATGCGCTCCACAGAAAACCATGCACCGTGCGGGGTTTCCGTTGCTCATTGACGATCACCTGTGGTTTAAATGAATCTGAAATGGCAAATCTAATGGGcacaaacaaactttaaaaagtCTGTGATATAGTATAGATCGATAACACTGAGTATGTATGAGGAACAGATTCCACATGTTTAGAATTTCAGGCTGCATGTCATAGAAATAGGACACAGCCGTAGACCAGTTTCACTGCATTCAAATGAATAGATTCTAATCAGTCAGGCACCTTTGTACAGACCATGGGTCACATGAACAAACTCCCTGTTACTTGGCATGCCAGATACAAGAGTTTGACCTCCAGCTACTGCTAACTTTCCCATCCATCAGTTAAGAGTACTCCATGTGAAAAGACATATGACTCAGGTCTTCAGTCATCAGGCCACAACTTATTCAGCACTGCCCCTTCAAGTGGTAGGATCACTGTACTgtagaaaaggagaaaaagaaaagaaaaaggactCCTGCAGTAAAGGAGTCATCAAGAAACCACAGCTGGACAAGCCTTTGGAGGAAAATCTACAGCTGTGCTATAAGATGGGTCTATACATGAGATTTCTGTATGTTGTGAGCTGATGGAGATGAAGGAAGCAATGACGTGTCCGtccgtcccccccccccccatgctaCCACACACTGAACTCTAGTAATGGGAGTCAGATAGCCTGTCGAGTAATCCCTCTACTGTCGATGTCAAAGCCTAACCCTCACTGCAAGGTGTCTGTGatgcctgctgctgtggttaTATTTTCGTGAGGTGCATGATGAGTCAGTGTCCTATCCCTCATATGATTCTCTGCACAGTCTTTCATtccaaagaaataaataaataatagctATTTTACTCAGCACAAGGTCCCCATAAGATAACAAGACCAAGACTGCCATTACATCCCATAATAATACAAACTTGTAAGACAGATGATACAACAGTGAGAAGTTTGCTCGTTTTAGAGCCTTAATCCTTGGTGGAACTGATAATTTAAAGCTTGTCCTCCCAGTGAAGCCAGAGAAAGGCTGTGTGGTCATAAAAATCAATGGGGTTTAACCACTTGggtgcatgaatgtgtgcataCAGTCAGCTGAATGTTCCATTGTAATTCTTATTGTGGGCCCCATGACTTTAGCCTCAAAAACAAACCCTCCAATAACTCTGAATGTAGAAACTGCCACATATATAATAATACTTCCCTTGTGCTTTATTAAAAGAACAGTGTCCTTTTTGTTGCAAAATGcacaatacagaaaaacagtgtGCTGCAATCTACCAGGTATGTCAACATGCACCATTGGCTAATTTTAATTGCCTTTGGCTAATTACTACATCTGGGAGTCAGACCCCCTTGTGGCTCCCAAAGCTGTATGCACAGACCCTGACCCACAGGGTTCAACTGTACCATCACACAATCACGTCACtaaaaaatgtagaaattattatgtaaacataataaaaattgAATGTAACACCTGACTTTGTTTTCAAGCAATTAATTTGCCAGCATTCAGCAGCATAAGGTGCATATTGTCTGCTCAATCAAAAGAAGGCTTAAAGGATCTGAAGCTGAAGATCTCTGCAATGTTTGTTGTGTATAATAGTGATGTTTGTATTATGAATATGCATTTATGGTAATGATTTCTGGAAAAATATGTGATGATGttaaacagaaatgtaatgcCAACTTAGAAAAACTCATTAACAATAAGTTTTCATCCTCCCCTTTCTGCAGTCCTATTTGAGCCTTTAGCTGCAGCCATCTCTAACAATGTGACTCACCATACAGCTCATATACATATTTAGGGTTGCTTCTTCTCTTATTGGCCCCTTTGGAAATGCAGTTACAATAGCGCATGATGCACAAAGCTGACATGTCCAGGATATTAGTTAAGttggagaacagcagcaaacatcGAC
This region of Chaetodon trifascialis isolate fChaTrf1 chromosome 16, fChaTrf1.hap1, whole genome shotgun sequence genomic DNA includes:
- the rnf167 gene encoding E3 ubiquitin-protein ligase RNF167, with amino-acid sequence MAQLGVWCAGARWSVLIVFFCFVLVPSPTHAYIYAHYSNMTSMLFEDLPALFGAPLPKEGLMGVLVVSRPLNGCTAIDPPPPLPPSYDANTTKFIALIRRYECNFDVKVLHAQQAGYSAAIVHNMYSDTLLNMNYSNDTIAEEIEIPSVFTSYYASQILRNFIIPEQGAYVILKPEFAFPLSYYLIPFTGVVGMIILVMCIVLIIRCVQYRKRLRKNRLSKEQLKRIPTHRFRKGDDYDVCAICLDEYEEGDKLRVLPCSHAYHCKCVDPWLTQTKKTCPVCKQRVTRNNPEHSESESEEETGGRGEEEGTEGEGDTERTPLLRPSNPGSPSGSPGAYSATTTTTAQCLVSPARCDSPILGYEGYHSPQEDTDSEADDAGEDRHHTDDDTAQLIGRDRVEI